A stretch of the bacterium genome encodes the following:
- a CDS encoding DUF1646 family protein: MFLPFIALLVILFILNPKEVKNYPLFVDWLTIAALTGLLVITNGIKESSFFTSLSRRLLSGRVNQRAFAVHLVILSTILPMILTNDIALFLIVPLTFGFSNFLDIDFEKIVVFEAISVNVGSTLTPIGNPQNLFIWHQWKISFFSFIKDMFPVFAIMFAVLLLLAIAVFPRKRITVKNFTEPSGNGKIRKSLFYISMILLVVFVLLMELRLAHYFLPFVLIIYLIFFRNVIIRTDWGLILLFVIMFIDFHLLSQLGVVSTLMSKINLSTHGGVFLISLGVSQLISNVPASVFMAKFTHDWHSIAYGVNVGGNGLVIASLANIIALRLAGGGKIFARFHRYSIAYFAVTAGLSYVLFFR; this comes from the coding sequence ATGTTCCTGCCTTTTATAGCGCTTTTGGTTATTCTCTTCATTCTGAATCCCAAGGAGGTAAAGAATTATCCTCTATTCGTCGACTGGCTAACGATAGCTGCTCTCACTGGACTGCTTGTGATAACGAACGGCATAAAAGAAAGTTCATTTTTCACATCCCTTTCGCGACGATTGCTTAGCGGAAGAGTTAATCAACGCGCTTTCGCTGTCCACCTCGTAATCCTGTCCACAATTTTGCCCATGATACTAACTAACGACATAGCATTGTTTCTTATCGTCCCGCTTACCTTTGGCTTCAGCAACTTTTTAGACATTGACTTCGAGAAAATAGTGGTATTCGAAGCAATATCGGTTAATGTCGGCTCGACGCTAACGCCTATAGGCAACCCACAAAACCTATTCATATGGCATCAGTGGAAAATATCTTTCTTCTCGTTCATCAAGGACATGTTTCCAGTTTTCGCCATAATGTTTGCGGTTCTTCTTTTGCTTGCCATAGCCGTTTTTCCGAGAAAAAGGATAACAGTGAAAAATTTTACCGAACCATCTGGCAACGGCAAAATCAGAAAAAGCCTGTTCTATATTTCGATGATACTTCTTGTCGTTTTCGTCCTGCTTATGGAACTAAGGCTTGCGCATTACTTTTTGCCTTTCGTGCTCATCATTTATCTCATATTCTTCCGCAATGTAATCATCCGCACTGACTGGGGCTTAATACTGCTTTTTGTCATCATGTTCATCGACTTTCACCTTCTCAGCCAACTCGGTGTCGTCTCGACACTTATGAGTAAAATAAACCTTTCCACACACGGGGGAGTTTTTCTAATATCGCTTGGTGTATCACAGTTAATAAGCAATGTTCCAGCAAGCGTTTTTATGGCGAAATTCACCCACGATTGGCACTCGATTGCTTATGGTGTTAATGTGGGCGGGAACGGTCTTGTAATAGCATCATTAGCGAATATTATAGCATTACGCCTCGCTGGCGGCGGGAAAATTTTCGCGCGTTTTCACAGGTATTCCATAGCCTATTTTGCTGTTACTGCTGGGCTGTCATATGTGCTATTTTTCCGCTGA